The Campylobacter curvus genome includes the window ATTCACGAGCTGCTCGATACCGCCGCTCTCCCTTAAGACTGAGCCAAAGCCTGCCGCTACTAGCATGATGAAGGCTATAAAGCCCATCATCGCGAGGCCGTTATCCATTATCTTGTCTATCTTTTTGTATTCGATCCCGCCAAAGATCACCATTATGATGAGCCCAATAAGCGCTCCAAGCGGCAGCGAGCCAGCGTAAATTTGCACTATGAAAGCGGCGATCGCTCCGCCTAGCACCGCCCACTCTTTGCGTGTCATTTTTAAATTTTTAGCATGCTCGACTTCGCGAAGCTCCTGCTCTTCAAATTTCGTATTTTCGTATTTGCGCCTTTTGACGTAAAATATAAAAACCGCCAGAAATAGTCCCACCAGCATCGATGCGCCGCCTATCCACATAACGGAGCTGATGTCGCTTAGCTCAACTTTGATGCCGTTGTTTTCGAGCTCTTTTTTCAGTATGTTGTGAAAAAGCAGTCCAAACCCCACGCTAAGGCTCACGTATGGCGCTTGAAGCCCGAACGTGAGAGCGCATGCGACCGCGCGGCGATCTATGCCTATTTTGTTCATCAAGACTAAAAGCGGCGGTATGAGGATAGGGATAAATGCGATGTGAACCGGGATCAAATTTTGCGATAAGCACGCGACAAAGGCGATGGTGAGTATGAAATTTATGCGGTTCGAGCTTAGAAATTTGCTTATGCCGTTTATCAAGATGGCTGTTAAATTCGTATTTGCTATCGCGGCTGCGAGTGCACCGAGCAAGATGTAGCTAAGCGACGTTTCGAGGTTGCCTTTCATGCCCGTTATCAGCGTAGACGTGGTGTCCGCTAGTGCGTCAAGTAGGCTTTTAAAGCCACTTGCCAGACCGTCTTCAAACCCGCTAAATCCGTGCTTATACATCACTCCGGCAACGAGCGCGGAGACTAGGATCGATAAAAGGATATTAAAACGCAGCAGACAAAGGATCGTCATGACGAGGATACTTACGACGACGGGGTTTGTATAGAGCATGGGGATTTCCTTATGAATTTTGTTGCAAACGTAAAATTATACATTTGCATATCTTAAATTTAGAAATCGTTAAATTTATGCTTGGTGCGGATTATCTGATGCGTATCTCGATGCCAGGCCTTGGCTCGTCGTATCTGTCGTAATATCCGTCATCGTGATACCTGTCGTATCTATCGTCGTTTCGCCTGTCGTAGTAGTCGTCGCCGTATTCGCGGATGTTATTTCGTCTCATGTAGTCTCTTGTTATCTCTTTGCGGTAGTCTCTTCTTTTGTAATTTCTTCTGTAACCATCATCGAGCGGCTCTTCTAAAAGCAAGATGACGTCGGAATTCGAGAGCATATTGTTGTTGTATTCGTTGCTGCGTCT containing:
- a CDS encoding Na+/H+ antiporter family protein, whose protein sequence is MLYTNPVVVSILVMTILCLLRFNILLSILVSALVAGVMYKHGFSGFEDGLASGFKSLLDALADTTSTLITGMKGNLETSLSYILLGALAAAIANTNLTAILINGISKFLSSNRINFILTIAFVACLSQNLIPVHIAFIPILIPPLLVLMNKIGIDRRAVACALTFGLQAPYVSLSVGFGLLFHNILKKELENNGIKVELSDISSVMWIGGASMLVGLFLAVFIFYVKRRKYENTKFEEQELREVEHAKNLKMTRKEWAVLGGAIAAFIVQIYAGSLPLGALIGLIIMVIFGGIEYKKIDKIMDNGLAMMGFIAFIMLVAAGFGSVLRESGGIEQLVNFASSISGGKLGGAFLMLLIGLLVTMGIGTSFGTIPILASIYVPLSLSLGFSNAAIILLIGIAAALGDAGSPASDSTLGPTSGLNADGQHNHIYDTCVPTFIFFNIPLMIGGIVGAMLL